The Sinorhizobium fredii USDA 257 region CAGCCCTGCCCCTAATCCTGACGGTGGCCCCGCTTTAACTCAGATCATTGCCGCTCGCCTCAGCGCGGAACTTGAACGTATCGCTTTGATTCAGTCGGCGCTCGCGGAAGAGCGCATGCGTCTTGCAAGGGACTTGCATGATACCGTTCTCCAGAACCTTACCGCGGCGCGTCTGAAGCTGAAACTGATCAGCGAAGCGGTTCCGAATGCTGCAAAGGCACAATTGACGGAGGTGGGGCTGCTCCTTCTTGAGCAACAACAGTGCTTGCGCAAATTCGTCGAGGACAGCCGAGCGGCTGAGGGAGGTAGTCTTGCTCGACTCGGGCAGACCCTCCCCGATTTCCTAAAGCTCTTAAAAGCGCGTTGGAATTGCGACATCGGGTTTTCGTTTGGCCCCGCAGAACTCGTGGTGCCAAAATGGATGCTGCACGAGATAATGCAGTTGATCTCCGAAGCCGCGGCCAATGCGGTCCGTCATGGGCGAGCCACACGACTGAACATCATCGTCACAGGAGTGGAAGATAGCCTAACCCTCGAAATAACTGACGATGGCTCCGGGGTGCCCGAGAACTTGGAGCCTCAGAAGCCCTCGTCGCTTTCGCAACGCGTCGCGGAACTGGGTGGGCAACTCACAGTTTGCGCGACGTCGCCTGGCTTCGGGCTTCAGATCACGCTCCCTGCTAGGCTGGAGGGCTGGTCATGTACTCAGTGATCATCGTGGACGACCACCCTCTGCTCCTGAGGGGCCTCCAGGATCTGATGAGCGCGGCACCAGAGTTTGAAGTCGTCGGTGCAACCACCAGCGGAACCGAAGCAGTTTCGCTGATTTGCGATCTTCAGCCAGACATTGCCGTTCTTGATGTGGCGATCCCAAGTATGGGTGGACTAGAGATTCTGCGGGCGACGCGCAACAAAAGACTGACCAAATTCATTTTTCTCACGGCAACGATAAGCGGACCCCAGATTGCCGATGCACTGAAAATGGGATTGTCTGGAATTCTCTTGAAGGAGTACGCCCCGGAAGAACTGCTGAACTGCATGCGCAAAGTCGCAAACGGAGGCAAGTGGCTCCCGCAGGAGCTGCTATCAAGAGCGTCGATGCCGAGTGATGAAGGCATGGTCGAAAAGCTTAATCTCCTTACGGCGCGGGAACGCCAGATCACCGTGTTGATATGCAGTGGGCTTTCGAACCGCACCATTGCTGAGAGGATCGGCACATCAGAAGGAACAGTCGGAATTCATTTACACAATATTTTCCGTAAGTTGGAGATTAGTAATCGTACAGCGCTTGCCGCCCTACATGTCCAATACATGACTGCTAATAATAAGAATGTTTGAATGTATCATACGCTCTGAAATAATGCGAAACAGTTTGGCGGAACCGCCGACAATCAGGCGATCTGCGCGGGTTCCTTCGCACTATGGGCAACTAACAGTAAGAGGCTGAAGCGAACACCGTCGCCATGTTTCATGGGCTGCTTGCGAGGCCAATTTGCGAGGCCAATTTCACTACGGCGCCGCGCTTCTTATCAGATGCGCAAACGTTGCTTTGGCGCTGTAGCAGTTGAGATGCTGCATGTTTTGAACCCTAAACGGGCTACCCTTTATGGAAGCGTGCAGTGGGGTCGCCACAGCGATCTTCCCTTTCGGAAGCTTCAAACCGAACGCCATATATCGTCCTCTATATTTCGCAACCCCATCTTTCGATGTAATTATTTCAGTCCCGAAGGCGTAGACCCTTCGAGATATTGGGCCATAAAGATATAGACATAGGTTGCAACGGCCTCGCTTCTAGCAAGGAGTTTTACCATGGTTTCTATCACGAAAGTGCTTTTTGCATGTGCATTGGGCGTGTCTTCTTTGTTGGCATTTCCGATGCTTTCAATCAGTCCCTCCGACGGCCTTGAATCCGGCAAGGCATTCGCAGATAACCGCGACCGGGGACACCCGTCCGGTGACATAGGAAGACAAGACAGCCGCACGACCAGTTCGGGAAACTAATTGAACCCGCATCCAAAAAGCTCGCTCGTATTCGGAGGCCCTGGTGGCCTCCTTTTTTTTGCGATTTCACGCAGGCCTGCTTGTCATATATTGTGCCCGACGCGCGGCAAGCGCTGAGCGAGTCCCAATGTCCAGTTTTCGGAGATGTTGTGCAGGTGGATTCTGATCGCTCCCCATCTGATGTTGCCAAGGTAGAGGCAAATTGCTCGGTTGGAAAGGCCGCCGCAAATCAGTGTCGTGAACTTAAGTTCACGGGGTGTAAGCAGGTTAAACTTCAAATATCCCTGCTTGCTCGCTTGAGACGCTTTGGCCAGCAGCACTTCGCGAGATCACGGTGTTGATCGATAGGGTTGAAGATTCCCGTAGCGCTTGCCGCCCTGCATGTGCAATACATGACAGCTAATAATAAGAGTATTTGAATCTCGCTTTCAGAAGTCTACCCCAAAAAAAGAGGCCATTGGGGGCCTCCGCTGATCTGCTAGTAGAATCAATTTGCCTGACAATATCGTTTAACATTGTCTTGTTTTTCGCTGCAGGCATGATTGGATTATCTCGTTTTCCACAAACACCCTTATTTTCTAGTATACCATTGTTAGGAAAAGAGAGTAGAAATTTCTTTCTAAACTAACTTTGATAATATTGAGTCTGTATGAAATTCGTCATCAAAAAACTCTCAAAATTAAATACGTAGGATCATTTCAACAGCTATTTGGCATCAAGGCACGTTGCGCTTAGAATAATTGCACCGAAGGACCCACGTGAGAATATAGAGGATCATATACAGGCGAAAAATTTCCTGCCAAGAAGATCAGGTGGCGAAGGCACGACTACTGCGCGATCTCGAACGCCAAGCGCCTTTGGTGATCCGGGTCGTACTCATGTCAAAAAATTCGATCGGACCTGCTAACATAACCCTTCGGTATACAGTTCTATATATTCTCAAGTCCTCAGGGGAATGGGAGGATCGCATCCAAGTTGATAGTTGTTGGATGCTGAGGAGTCCACGTCAATGCACTCCAAAACACCCCAAGCGCGGCCAACACGGAGTGAAGAAGACCGCCGCGAATTTCTAAAGAAATGCGGTCGCTTCGCTGCCATCACGCCGCCATTGGTTACAATGCTACTGTCCACTAGCCTCACTTCGGACGCTATCGCCAAATCCGGCGCCGATAATCGCGATGGCTCCGGTCGTGATCGTCCCCGCCGAGACCGCAGGGCGCGCCGAGTTGACCAAGGACGCTCGGCCGACGTGGCCAGGGAAGGGCACGGGGATTTTCGATGAAGCTGCGAAGGAGCGCGACTTTCCTGCTTTGGCAGCGGTAGGCGATCTTTGTCGAGTCGTCGCGGATCTTCAAATTTTCGCACCAATGCCGTTGGGAAGCTATAGGTCAATTCTGAACATCGCGGTCCTTTGCAGTCCGAACGATGACCCACATAGGTCGATATTACACCGCCAGATAGGCCGCGATCACTGCCGCTATCTGATCGGAGCTCAGAGCGTCCATCTGGGAGTCCATCAAGGCGTTCAGTTGCGTGCTAGACAGATTCCCGATGTCTTCTGTGGACAGGCCCGCCACACCGGATGCGCTGAACGAGGCGACATCTTCCGCTGAGAAGGTTGCCAGATCGTCGGTCTCCAGTGCGGCGACCTGCGCCGAGGTCATCGCACTGACCTGGACCGACGTCAAAGCCTCGGCCTGGTCTGTCGTCAAGGCGGCGACGACCCTGGTGCTCAACCCCGAGATCGCGCTCGTGCTCAAGGCGACGATATGATCGGTGGAGAGCTGGGCGATGTCGTCAGTCCCCAGAGCCGCTGCCTGTATGGCGTTGAGGGCACTGAGCTGCGCCGTGGACAAGGTGGCGATCTGGGCGGTGCTCATCGCCGCCACCTGGTTGTAGCTCAGCGATCCGATCTGGCTTGTTCTCAATGCGGCGATCTCGGCAGTGGAGAGCGCTGCGACAAAGGTGGTGGACAGGCCTTTGATGGCCGACGCGTTGATCGCCGCCAGTTCCGCGGTCGAGAACGTACCGATATCCTCGGTGGTCAGACCGGCGAGCCCATCGGCGCTCAAGGCGGCAATTTGACCGGTGGACAGCGAGTCGATCTGAGTAGCGCTCATGGTTCCGACCTGGGCGCTGCTCAGGCCCGCAATGCTGGTGGTCCCCAGAGCGGCGATCTCGGCGGTGGAGAGCCCGGCGATGAATTCCGTGGGCAGTCCCCTGATGGCGGAAGAGCTGATCGCCGCGAGTTCCTCGGCCGAGAACCCCTCCAGATCATCCGTGCTCAGCCCCGACAGCGCATCCGAGCTCATGGCGGCGATCTGCACGGTGGTAAGGGCGTCGACCTGATCGTCGCTCAGGGCCCTGACCTGATCGCTGCCGAGGCCGGCAACGCCCGCCGTGCTCAAAGCGGCAATCTGCGCCGTCGAGAGTACCGCGAGATCGTCGGTGCTTAGTGCCGCCACTTGCTTGGAGCCGAGACCGCTGATCTGCGCCGTTGACAGGCCCTCGATCTGGTCGGTGCTCAGCGCGTTGATCTGGGCGGTGGAAAGGCCTGATATGCCGGCCGAGCTCAAGGCCCCGATCTGATCGACCGAAAGCGCAGCGATGGTGTCTGTGGAGAGCCCCAACACGGCAGTCGAACTGATCGCCGCTATTTCATCCGTCGAGAAGGTCTCCAGATCATCCGTGCCGAGAACGGCGATCTGCTTCGAACTCAGTGCGGCAATCTGGAACGAGGTGAGAGCCTCGACCTGGTCGATGTTCAAGGCGTTGATCTGGGCCGTTGAAAGGCCGGCGATGCCACCCGTGCCCAGCGCCGCGATCTGATCTTCCGAAAGCGCCGCTATCGTGTCGGTGGACAATCCCGCCACGGCACGCGAACTGATCGCTGCGATATCCTCGGTCGAGAAGCTTTCCAGATCGTCCGTACTCAGCGCCGCGATCTGCGTCGAACTCATCACCGCCACCTGGGCCGAGGTCAGGGCCTCGAGCTGATCGGCGTTCAGCGTGTCGATCTGGGCGGTGGAAAGGCTTGCAAACGCTGCCGCACCCAGCGCGGCAATCTGGTCCGTCGAGAGAATCGCGATGTCGTCCGTTCCCAGCACCGCCACCTGCTTGGAGTTCAGGGCTGCGATCTGGTCGGTCGACAGTGCCTCGATCTGGGCGGTGCTCAACGCCTGGATCTGGATGGTGGAAAGACCGGCGACGCCCGCCGCGCTCAAGGCGGCAATCTGATCCGCCGAAAGCGCTGCGATCGTGTCCGTGGACAATCCCGCCACGGCGCCCGA contains the following coding sequences:
- a CDS encoding response regulator; protein product: MYSVIIVDDHPLLLRGLQDLMSAAPEFEVVGATTSGTEAVSLICDLQPDIAVLDVAIPSMGGLEILRATRNKRLTKFIFLTATISGPQIADALKMGLSGILLKEYAPEELLNCMRKVANGGKWLPQELLSRASMPSDEGMVEKLNLLTARERQITVLICSGLSNRTIAERIGTSEGTVGIHLHNIFRKLEISNRTALAALHVQYMTANNKNV